Proteins encoded by one window of Rutidosis leptorrhynchoides isolate AG116_Rl617_1_P2 chromosome 7, CSIRO_AGI_Rlap_v1, whole genome shotgun sequence:
- the LOC139858763 gene encoding NDR1/HIN1-like protein 1: MTDKVYPSSKPTQTTTIPPLPPPPNKIQLPTTTNRHPYRPNPTTIHHSRRRNYFCLCCFWSILIIILLLLITSIAGCILYLLYRPHRPSFSIAAVKISEFNLTTAGDDTTHLTSKFNLTISTKNPNKKITFFYDTIKITCLTRNTLIANGSFRNPFISNPNNVSIHRSTLYGNSVFIETENLNKIKSDLKKKSGLPLKIILDTDLRVKIESIRSKKIGIRIKCEGIHSLIPKSNSKNSTSASAAANVSAAKCKIDLRIKIWKWTF; the protein is encoded by the coding sequence ATGACCGACAAAGTCTACCCATCATCAAAACCCACCCAAACAACCACCATCCCACCACTCCCACCACCACCAAACAAAATCCAACTCCCCACCACCACTAACCGCCACCCCTACCGTCCAAATCCCACCACAATCCACCACTCCCGCCGCCGCAACTACTTCTGTCTATGCTGTTTCTGGTCAATCCTCATCATAATTCTCCTCCTCTTAATCACCTCCATCGCCGGCTGCATTCTCTACCTCTTATACCGCCCCCACCGCCCCTCATTTTCAATCGCCGCCGTCAAAATCTCCGAGTTCAACCTCACCACCGCCGGCGATGACACCACACACCTCACCTCCAAATTTAACCTCACTATCTCAACCAAAAACCCCAATAAAAAAATCACATTCTTTTACGACACAATAAAAATCACGTGCTTGACACGTAACACGCTAATTGCAAACGGGTCATTTCGTAACCCGTTTATTAGTAACCCGAATAACGTTTCCATACACCGTTCCACGTTGTAcggaaactcggtttttattgagACTGAAAATCTGAATAAAATAAAATCGGATTTAAAAAAGAAATCGGGATTGCCGTTGAAGATTATTCTTGATACCGATTTGCGAGTGAAGATTGAATCGATAAGAAGTAAAAAAATTGGAATACGGATCAAATGTGAAGGAATTCATAGTTTAATTCCGAAGAGTAATTCGAAAAATTCCACGTCAGCATCGGCGGCTGCTAATGTTTCTGCTGCAAAATGTAAGATTGATCTTCGAATTAAGATCTGGAAATGGACGTTTTGA